A region of Aliivibrio fischeri DNA encodes the following proteins:
- the gspK gene encoding type II secretion system minor pseudopilin GspK, translating into MRKVGVISHFKKNKGVALIVVLLLLAIMTTIAAQMSERLFLQFHRAQNQLNHQQAYWYSIGVEALAKTGIEEAYKDGKNINLSQAWATEETTYPLDYGEAYGGVKDKQACFNLNALSSIEASNDPSKRPFLVGVWKNLLESVEVDNYLAETIADSTWEYLDPDDVVRSMTGVEDNTYQSFKPAYLAPNGWMGDVSELRAVNGVTAEVVEKVSPLICAIPSGNWYLNVNTLAPENAKILVALFSPNLSEGDARSVLEDRPFDGWDSVDDFLAEGPIIRVEEKVRKQAKDYLSVDSQFFELDAQVLVEDSRVRVRSLLHSSDKKVVNVIRRQYGGMSERTSDNTVE; encoded by the coding sequence ATGAGAAAGGTAGGCGTGATTTCCCATTTTAAAAAGAATAAAGGCGTTGCATTGATTGTGGTACTGCTGCTTTTAGCCATTATGACCACCATTGCTGCCCAGATGTCAGAACGATTATTTCTTCAGTTTCATCGTGCTCAGAATCAGTTAAATCACCAGCAAGCGTATTGGTATTCTATTGGTGTTGAAGCCTTAGCAAAAACCGGAATAGAAGAAGCTTACAAAGATGGAAAAAACATTAATTTAAGCCAAGCATGGGCGACTGAGGAAACCACTTATCCACTTGATTATGGTGAAGCTTATGGTGGTGTAAAAGACAAACAAGCTTGCTTTAACTTAAATGCACTAAGCAGTATTGAAGCCAGTAATGATCCATCTAAACGCCCTTTTTTAGTGGGAGTATGGAAGAATTTATTAGAGTCAGTGGAGGTGGATAATTATCTTGCTGAAACAATTGCTGACTCAACGTGGGAATATCTTGACCCTGATGATGTAGTACGCTCAATGACAGGTGTTGAAGACAACACTTATCAATCCTTTAAACCCGCGTATTTAGCGCCAAATGGTTGGATGGGTGATGTCAGTGAATTACGTGCTGTTAATGGTGTTACAGCAGAAGTTGTTGAAAAAGTATCTCCCCTGATTTGTGCGATACCTAGTGGCAATTGGTACTTAAATGTAAACACCTTAGCGCCGGAAAATGCCAAGATATTAGTTGCGCTTTTTTCTCCAAATTTAAGTGAAGGTGACGCAAGAAGTGTATTAGAAGACCGACCTTTTGATGGATGGGATTCCGTGGATGATTTTCTTGCTGAAGGACCAATTATTCGAGTTGAAGAAAAAGTTCGTAAACAAGCAAAAGATTATTTATCCGTAGATAGTCAGTTTTTTGAGTTAGATGCTCAAGTATTAGTAGAAGATTCGCGCGTACGTGTGCGTTCTTTATTACATAGCAGTGATAAGAAAGTGGTGAACGTTATCCGTCGCCAATATGGAGGAATGAGTGAGCGAACATCTGATAATACGGTTGAATAG
- the gspL gene encoding type II secretion system protein GspL has translation MSEHLIIRLNSQPSDPIQWIVWSPENKEVIASGELDSSEALPSLSSYSEQRMVSVLLPSSDVLLREVVIPEGAARQFSSMLPFIIEDDLAQDVDDLHMVILKKDSKSAQVAIVEHNKMAMWLEQLSDAGIQTKRFMPDVLALPFHDDGASMVQFGQQWLIRHHEYQGAVAESEWVSMLLTGIVERAETKYEDSESDEDAESSPMPFILHSYSECEMEVAGTKVNLESPELVMQLLAEGLLSSKVNVLSGQYRPQSSWRKHWRVWQKVILSLGLVMVAFVAQHVSEVQKLEQHSLALHAESERIFRDIFPNKRKIPTASYLKSQMKNEEARLQGGAGGHDLLAWMAEISPYLSKVPQVKLQSLKFDGKRNEIRLQASASDFPYFEKLTSELGTKFEVEQGQLNKNDGQVFGAIIIRRQ, from the coding sequence GTGAGCGAACATCTGATAATACGGTTGAATAGTCAGCCATCAGATCCCATTCAATGGATAGTCTGGTCTCCAGAAAATAAAGAAGTGATCGCTTCGGGTGAATTAGATTCATCTGAAGCATTACCTTCGTTGTCGTCATACAGTGAACAACGCATGGTATCAGTGTTGCTGCCAAGCAGTGATGTGTTATTGCGCGAAGTGGTGATACCTGAAGGTGCTGCTCGTCAGTTTTCATCTATGCTACCGTTTATTATTGAAGATGATTTAGCACAAGATGTTGATGATCTTCATATGGTCATTTTGAAAAAAGACAGCAAGTCCGCTCAAGTAGCGATTGTTGAACATAATAAAATGGCCATGTGGTTAGAGCAACTGAGCGATGCAGGGATCCAAACCAAACGATTCATGCCTGACGTATTGGCTTTACCATTTCATGATGATGGTGCGAGTATGGTTCAGTTTGGTCAACAATGGCTTATTCGTCATCATGAATACCAAGGTGCCGTCGCTGAATCTGAGTGGGTATCCATGTTATTGACGGGTATCGTTGAGCGTGCTGAGACCAAATATGAAGATTCAGAAAGTGATGAAGACGCTGAATCATCACCAATGCCTTTTATTCTTCATAGCTATTCTGAATGTGAGATGGAAGTCGCAGGGACTAAGGTTAACCTTGAATCACCTGAACTTGTGATGCAATTATTAGCTGAAGGTTTGTTGTCTTCTAAAGTGAATGTATTAAGCGGCCAATATCGTCCGCAATCTTCATGGAGAAAGCATTGGCGAGTATGGCAAAAAGTGATTCTGTCTCTTGGTCTCGTTATGGTTGCTTTTGTTGCACAGCATGTTTCTGAAGTACAAAAATTAGAGCAACACAGTTTGGCTTTGCATGCGGAAAGCGAGCGTATCTTTCGAGATATTTTCCCTAATAAGCGAAAAATACCAACGGCGAGCTATTTAAAGTCTCAAATGAAAAATGAAGAAGCTCGTTTACAAGGTGGTGCAGGCGGACATGATTTGTTAGCTTGGATGGCAGAGATATCACCTTATTTATCAAAGGTTCCTCAAGTTAAATTACAAAGCCTAAAATTTGATGGCAAGCGTAATGAAATTCGACTTCAAGCCAGTGCTTCTGATTTCCCATATTTTGAGAAGTTGACTTCAGAGCTAGGAACTAAATTTGAAGTAGAGCAAGGTCAATTGAATAAGAATGACGGCCAAGTCTTTGGTGCCATTATCATTAGGAGACAATAA